In a single window of the Zonotrichia leucophrys gambelii isolate GWCS_2022_RI chromosome 2, RI_Zleu_2.0, whole genome shotgun sequence genome:
- the STX17 gene encoding syntaxin-17 — protein MSEDEEKVKLRRIEPAIQKFIKVAIPTDLERLRKHQINIEKYQRCRLWDRLHEEHINAGRTVQQLRANMREMEKLCLRVRQEDIPVLQRMINPIKEEASVAIKDFLQLHSESAEELKRQLKGQEDASLTRSATLGEETLYNTEVKDGSQSLIQIYSRLPEIPQEENAAESWESLEGDLVELSQLVTEFSLLVCSQQEKIDRIEEHVNSAAANVEEGTKNLGKAAKYKLAALPVAGAVIGGVVGGPIGLLAGFKVAGIAAALGGGILGFTGGKLIQRKKQKMIEQVSSSCPELSHQSAKKSS, from the exons ATGTCTGAAGATGAGGAGAAAGTTAAACTCCGCCGAATCGAACCTGCAATTCAGAAATTCATTAAAGTGGCAATTCCAACAGATTTGGAAAGGTTaagaaaacaccaaataaaTATTGAGAAG TATCAGAGATGCAGGCTCTGGGACAGACTGCACGAAGAGCACATCAACGCAGGACGAACGGTTCAG CAGCTCCGTGCCAACATGCGAGAGATGGAGAAGTTGTGTTTGCGAGTGCGGCAGGAAGACATCCCAGTTCTGCAGAGAATGATAAATCCCATTAAAGAGGAAGCTTCAGTTGCCATTAAGGACTTCCTGCAGCTGCATTCTGAATCTGCAGAAGAACTTAAAAGGCAACTCAAAGGACAGGAGGATGCCTCTTTAACCAGATCTGCAACTCTAGGAGAAG AAACTTTATATAACACAGAAGTAAAAGATGGCTCCCAAAGTTTGATCCAGATCTACTCCCGCCTTCCGGAAAtacctcaggaagaaaatgcagctgAGTCCTGGGAAAGTTTAGAAGGG gaCTTGGTTGAGCTCAGCCAGTTGGTGACTGAGTTTTCTCTCTTAGTCTGT TCCCAGCAGGAGAAGATTGACAGGATTGAAGAACATGTCAACAGTGCTGCTGCGAATGTTGAAGAGGGAACCAAAAACTTGGGGAAG gCTGCAAAATAcaagctggcagctctgcctgtggcaggTGCAGTCATTGGTGGAGTGGTGGGGGGTCCTATTGGTCTCCTTGCAGGCTTCAAAGTAGCAGGAATTGCAGCTGCACTTGgtggtgggattttgggcttCACAGGTGGAAAATtgatacaaagaaaaaaacaaaaaatgataGAGCAGGTCTCTTCCAGCTGTCCAGAGCTTTCTCACCAAAGTGCCAAAAAATCCAGCTGA